CGATTtacgaaacaaaaaaatgttcgctTCAAAAATAACATCACATACTTTACCTGTATAATTCCAACACCAACCAAACTCCTGGTTTTCACGCTTCTCCCACACGCTGAAAACCATAACTTTtcgcgaaatagttaaattttgagaaaaaaaattaattttcaacccagaatattcattttctacattCCTTTCATCCCCTATCTTTACTTCGCCCTTCGCCTCAACCCCAACAAAATCTTATACCTTCTCTACTTTCCCCTTTCCTGCCTTTCTCAGTCCAAAGTTATACATCTTCTACTCACCATCTTTCCGCATAATTTTCCCTACTtgccctcacttcccctactagTTACCGCTTATTTTCCCCACTCTCCCCTACCCAAATTTTCTCTACTTTCCTACCCTCACATCCCTTCAGCATCCTCACATGTCCACTCACTTTTCTCTCTACCCATAATTTTGCCTGCCTTTATCATTCCTCATTTCACATCACTCTCCCTACATTCGCTACCCTCATTTTCTCTtgcctaaatttttaattatttcctaaaaaccCCGCTTTTTCCCTATACCCCCTTCCCCAGTATGCCCTCACGTCACGTCCCCCATACCCTCATTTCACATCCCTTTCCCTTTAATtgataaccaaaaagacgaataatgttttaaaataagggGTGGGAACGGACGGAAGGAGGGTAAATGAGGACGAGGGAATTGCGGAAGTGAGAAGGGAGGAAGTGCGGTGAAATCAGGGGTGTAGAAGTGAGGGAAAGTGAGGagaaggaaagtaggggaagtgagtggTAAATAAGGGGTTGCGAGGGGGAATGATGGTAAGGAAACTAGGCAAAATAAGGGGTGGAAAAGTAGGGAAATTGAGAGTAAATATGGGGAAAATAATAAAaggaaagtaggagaaatgagtAGAGAGGAAGTAGGAGACATGAGGGGTGGCTAAGTAGGGGAAATGAAGAGAGGGGAATCAGGGAGGTTGAAGGAGGGGTAGTAGGGAGAATTAGGCAGGGGAAGTAGATGCGAGTGTAAATGTGGGTAAGTAGGGGAAGGGAAATGTTAGCTGGGGAAACGAGGAGAGGTGGAAGTATAGGAAGAAAAACTAGGGGCGTAGGGGAGGAAAAATATGAGAGGTCGAGGTTTGAACGGCTTATAGTTAACGCCTCAATAGGCTGATACAATTTACATTATTCAATGCCCTTGGCTTATTTAGaggtaaatttctataaaatcgcACTAACTTATCATCATTGTGAAAAACTTTGTTTGCGTGATGCAACATGTTTCAAGTTGaaacagaaatttttgaaattttttttctcctgaaataaatattttcgtaaaatatagGAAATAAGTAATAATGaggttttcataaaatttatgtaaaatatatattaatatgattttgattattattttcctCCAAGTTGAGATATCTTcgaagttttttaaacatttgtgtataaactttgtaaaattttcgtTACATTAgattttgtttacatttatagaaaatattgaaatttgcagtattattgcaatattttcgtaaataattagcAAAATTCCTCTATTCCTCATCATTATAtagataattcaaaaagataaattaaaaaagtagactTTGATTTGGCCGCTAGCGCACTGTTATACATACTACTAGTGAGGACATTCACCTTGTCAAGTTGTCCGAAAATAACTAGACATAAGCAATAAACGTACCTTGGATGAGCCGATTTTATCGTGAGCTCATAACGAGAGAAATCAAAAACACCTAtacgaaaattctttaaaatgattattcaaaattcactttCAGGTTGAGAAATCCCCCCGAACTGATTCCCAATAGAggaataaattcctaaaaaaattatttaaaaattataaaatttaaaaaatattgcattttcaacaaaatagataaattttcaaactacaaagttgtattttcaaccaaatagttcaaatgtgaactgaaaagatacattttgaaccaaatataaactagttaaattgttagcaaaaaaactaatttgcaaacaaaaataaaacgaatttttaacaaaacaattatattttcaagtaacaagatgaatttttaacaaaaaaattaattgtagggcaaacagttgcatttttaaccaaatggttaaactttcgagcagaaaagacgaatttgttagaagacagttgcattttccaccaaaagagatgcatttttaaacaagaacttttctataaatattatatgttttcaactaagaacttttctataaaaaatatgaaattgcgagaaaaaagcagaattttctatcgaaaagataactttttaacaaaggttgtgtatacaaagccggtaccagtacaaaaaattgtcggtaccgcgaaagaaaattacttttcccaCGAGACGTTAGAAATGGGCAGGGGTATTGACCAACGGAAGGTAGGTGTTTGACCAAAGTTATTTCTGTGAACCGTCAGAGTGGTGCCTGCCCGCCCTCGAGAAACGTTGGAAAGGGTTCAGGGTTCAACCAAAactatttctgtgaacagtcagaggTGTCCCTTCCCGCCCCCAAGAGACGTTGGAAAGAGGTAGGGGTTcgtccaaaattatttttgtgaacagtCAGGGGGGTGCCTTTCCTCCCCAACGAGacgttggaaatgggtaggggcTTCACAATCATTATTTATGTAAGCAGTCACAGTGGTGACTTCCCGCCCTCCACGAGACGTTAGAAAGGGTTAGGAGTTTTACACTAATTATTTCTGTAggcagtcagaggggtgccttcccgccccaaatagacgctggaaaggggtaggggtttgaacataattatttctgtgaacagttagAGGGGTGCCTTCCCTTTCCTCGCGAGACGTTTGAAAGGGGTAGGGGTATGACCATGTTATTTCCATgaacagtcagaggggtgccttcccgccccaactagacgttggaaaggggtaggggtttgaacaTAACTATTTCTGTGAACAATTAGAGGGGTGCCTTCCCTTTCCCCGCGGGAAGTTTGAAAGGGGTAGgtgtttgaccaaaattatttctgtgaacagtcacaggggtgtctaCCTGTCCCCcgtgagacgttggaaaggggtaggggttcgaccaaaattatttctgtgaatagTCAGAGGGCTCCCTTCCCGCCCcaagagacgttggaaagggttaGGGGTTCGACCctaattatttctgtgaacagtcacaggggtgccttcccgcccccacgagacgtttgAAAGGGCTAGGGGTTTGACCATCATTATTTCTGTGAGCAGTTACAGGGGTAACTTCCCGCCTGCCATGAGAGGTTGGAAATTTGTGGAGGTTTGAACATCATTATTTCTGTGTACAGTCAGAGGGGTGTCTTTCCTCCCCAAGGAGAcgttgaaaaggggtaggggcTTCACAATCATTATTTATGTAAGCAGTCACGGGGGTGACTTCTCGCCcgccacgagacgttggaaaggagtAGGAGTTTTACCATAATCATTTCTGTAGACAGTCAGAGGGGTTCCtttccgcccccccccccacgagATGTTAAAAAGGGGTTGAGGCTGACcatcattatttctgtgaacttTCAGAGGGGTGCCTTTCCGTCCCACGAGACGTTTGAAAGTGGTAGgggttcgaccaaaattatttctgtgaacagtcacaggggtgcctttccgcctcCACGAGATGTTGGGAAGGAGTAGGGGATTGGCCATCATTATTTCtatgaacagtcacaggggtccCTTTCCTCCCCAGCGgaacaaacaattatttctgtgaacagacATAGGGGTGCCTTCTCttcccccacgagacgttggaaatgggtagggtTATTACCAACCTTATTTCTGTGAAAAGTTACAGGGGTGCTTTGttgaagaaaagttagaaaaatttgaattccgtgtattccttgaattccatgaatttcttggaTTTCAACAATTACGagcattccatgaatttcgcgaattccataaattccgagaattccacggattccatgaattgcatgaattccacgaattccaagAATACGCACGCTCAGACGCTACCTTGCTggaaatatgctttttaaaaaaccggtaaaaaaaattactcaggccaacatggttttgttgttggaaatgggagggtcatttccgaagtaattttttacgtagaatccgaatccggggtcagaattggcccatcacgtcagaattttaatatgtttgaggttatgtacccaaaaaatggcgttttggctacttttgagattatgtacagaagacaccaaattttttgtgattttttctttagttgtacaTAACTTCAAAAGTAGCCAAAAGCGCCATTTTTgggatacataacctcaaatatcttaaaatcctgaagtGAGGGGCctattctgaccccggattcggattctacgtaaaaaaaatACTTCGGAAATGagcctccactttccaacaactgacatgaccccattatttgcaagCCTGTGTTATCGGTACCCgtattttttttaccggtaccgacaatttttgtTACTGGTACTTCTCACTacgcggttgaattttcaacctacaaagttttattttcaacaaactatttcaattttttaccaaaaacaaaatagtaaaatttctagctcgatttttagttaaaaaaaatttgcaaccaaaaaaaaaagaatttttaataaaataattacattttttattagagaggtgaattttcaactaaaaatataaaccttcaatcaaaagtaaaaaataatctttaacaaaGGGGTACTTTATAAGGGGTAACTTCTTTTTCAACggagtatatgaattttcaaatttaaaaattcatttaacccTTTATTAGCACCCTGGGTCCAGTGGACCCGACCGTTTTTTCAATTTCGATTTAATTGtactaaatattgaaaaatgaaccaaATGTCGACATCTATCGTTAATTGACATCACTAACTGTAATTAAAGTCGGTTAGTACAGTGCGGAAAGCGCCAGTGTATGTTGAGCAGTCACTCGAAGATACGTCTCGAAACCACCGGGTACAGCATACCCACTGTGCCATTAACGAttgaaaagcagttttttcacaaaaatgttttgaagtgaatttcgtgttttttttttttaatttgcaaagtaAGAGTATCAtcttatatgaaataatttttttcttgcgaTTAGGTCATAAATTTTTCTCATATATAGATACCTTACAATTTTTCAAGCTCACTTGGTCAAGCCGATGTTGCACCATAGGTTGGCAACTGCCACTATCCGCAAGGACATTCGCTTTACAATATCTGCAATGTTGAATGAAAACGTAGATCCTAATTTGGAAAACGATCTTCAACTTGTTTTCTTAGAAAAGAAAGTAAGATGCGGAATGTGCACAGAAAAGAAAGACGGAAAAACAAGAATCGCTTGTGCCTTTTGCCGTGGCCCGTGTCCCTATGTACCTTTATGCTCCAAACGTGTAGCTGATAAGtaacttttatattatataatattagttttatatttttttagtcattttgtACGTATTTTTATACAACTAATTAGATAGAATTAAATACCATTTATTTTCGAGCGCGgtgtgccagttaagggttaatgccccaaaaatatcaattttcaaccacaaagttttttttcaacgaaattgttgaattttctctcaaaaaaattcaatccCAAAAGACTAAGTTTTTAATTCCCTAACTTCCGTTGACGTCTTGTACaacccttaaaaataaataattaattgtaaatctgaaattatattatttacgtTTTAGTCATAATCTCTAAATCCAATCAGTAGAAACCGCACCActgtaaaatcattcaaattcgccgaataataaaacaaattccCTGATTAATAGTGTAGTACCGACGGGCGAGCCCATCTACCTGAGTTCCGAACCGGTCGCTGTGATTTTAAACACATTCCGAGAAGTTTTTGTGGACGGAACTGTGTGATGAGGAGAAGGCCTTATTATTGCCCAAATTGTTTGCTGTAATGAAAGAGGTCGTGCGGTGGCCGGTCGTAGTGTAATCGTCGTGCAGTTACCAACCGAATTGGTGGTCGCTCAGTCATCAACAGCATCGGCAGTCGTGCGATCAATAACCTCACTGGTGGTCCTGCGGTCACCAACAGCAATGGTAGTCGTATGGTttccaaaattattgattttcgtGCGGTCATCAACAGTATTGAGTCGTGCGGTCAACGACAGTATTGGTGGTCGTATAATCATTGACAATTTTGGTGGTCGTACAGTCATCACCAAAATTGATAGTCGTCCGGTCACCAACAGTATTATCGATCGCGCGGTCGCCAATATATTAGGTGGTCGTAAGGTCGCCAACTGTATTGGTGGTCGTATATTCAAAGCAGTATNNNNNNNNNNNNNNNNNNNNNNNNNNNNNNNNNNNNNNNNNNNNNNNNNNNNNNNNNNNNNNNNNNNNNNNNNNNNNNNNNNNNNNNNNNNNNNNNNNNNGTCGTGCGGTCACCAATAGCAGTGACAGTCGTATGGTTTCCAAGATTATTTATTTTCGTGCGGTTATCAACAGTATTGTTAGTCGTGCGGTGGGCATCAGTATTGGTGGTCGTATAGTCATCAACAGTATTAAGTCGTTCGGTCAACGAGGGTATTGGTGGTCGTATAGTCATCAACAATATTGGTGGTCGTAGTCATCACCAAAATTGATCGTTGTCCGGTCACAACAGTATTATTATCCGTGCGGTCGCCAATATATTTGGTGGTCGTAATGTCGCCAACTGTATCTGTGATCGTATATTAAAAGCAGCATTGGTGGTCGTGCAGTCATCAGCAGTATTGGTGGCCGTATGGTCATCAGAAATATTGATGGTCGTTCGGTCACCAACAGTACTAATAGTTGTGCGGTCACCAATAGTGCCTAATATTGTGACGTTGACATTATTACTCGATCAAATTTCCTGAGGTCCACAAAACCTATTTTTTACGAAGCGGGTAAAAAAATTGCTCCTTTTGTTATATTTACATACATACATCTAACAGGCgtaagatttatttaaattttcaaaagtgtacAATAAAGCACAAGACAATAGGCTGATAATTGGTTGCGACAAATGTGGATCAATCCCAGTGCGTATCTATCAtactgaataaaaatgcaatacatCCGAATGTCACAGTGGAACCATGGTCAATAATAGCACTTCCTTCCCATCCTTCCTCGTTACATACCTCGCTcaagtttgaatatttattatcaacACATTTACAGCCGATTCGTTTTGACGGCTCGAGAGGATGTCCAGCATCAGTAGATCCCTTTTTGTATGCAATCTTCTTAATTTCTTCCACGGTACTGTCCTCCTTGACTCTATAATCGGATTTTTTATTGTTGCCTGACAGTGGACGCTTAGCATAGTCACATGAGTACATTATATTATCGACTACGGTTCCATGATCACTGTAGTTGAGCAATTCAAATCTTTTAGTGCACTGCAAattgaagttttcaaatttttttaaatcattcagaaCTAATACGTATCCGACGTcgatcagggtgtctactcaaatcctggaaaaaattccctgacaaattttattaatgattttttttcttcagttcttaggaattcaattaatatgtttgatttagaaagctttgacaaattacATTCCGagatattcttaaaatttagtggatatttaggtaaaaataatgtgggtactatattaatttcagtttaaaccatttcaaattttgtatcttttcaagcaaaaacattgtatgtttaacaagatagatgaattttaaaccaaatacttgaattttttaccagaaagattaactttatataaaaaataagggttttcaacaaaatagatgaattcttaaacaaacagttttattttctactaaaaaatatcaaattttaaccaaatagatgaattatgaactaaaaaaatcagtttcaaccaaaaattgaatatttaaatgttcaatgaaaaaaattaattttaaactaaagagatgaattttcaactaaaattatgaatatttaactagaataattgaattttcgttcAAGGAgaagaattttaagctaaaatcatggaatattaaactggcatagttaagttttcagtttaaaaaaaattcaaacctaaAATTCCCTGCATTTAAAAGAATGTCCTCATATTTACAAGGTTTTCcagctaaataaaaaattcctgaaaatttcagataaaccCGGATAGAGTAGACATCCCGTTGACCAATAGTGCAGGACTCAGATTCacttcaaagataaaaaatattgtaaatagtatcacaaatttcaaaaaatagggtaaaaattgtgtcataatatttttaaagaattaaacttatttatagtcaaaatttaaaagtacatacgTAGTCCCAAATAAAAAAAGGGtgcaatataaaattaacaagatacaagaatttgtaacgaaatacagttgaatttgaaaccaaaaagacgaattttgaactaaaaaattgaatttttaactaaaaaagagacgaattttcaaacaaatagttacaattgtaactaaaattaattaattttcgaaccaaaattaattttgaacaaagcagttgaattttcaacttaaaaatatgatttttcaaccaaaatgtaatagttgatatttaaacagaaaaaaattaattttaaacaaaaaacagtcgggtttaaccaacaaaaatgaattttcagcataatatTTGAGTcctcaaataaaacagattaattcaaccaaacacttgcattttgaaccaaaatttgattttcttccaaattaggaatttaaataaaatagataaattcgtaaccaaatagttacattttctaccaaattgctgaatttttaagccaaaaacaaaagttgtttactaaacagttgaattttcaacctgagaatatgcatttttacaaaaaagttgatttttaaacaatcagttcaatttttagcaaaatagttacattttccgttaaaaaaataattttctaatgaagaataaaaacaacatttcacctaaaattatgaatcttccatcaaaataatgaactttcaagaaaCTTCTTAACGTCCCTTGAAATCAGTTCAACTCCTTAAAACcccctaaaaatgttttaaaatcttttaagtcttATAAAATCTCATCAAActtcttaatatctcttaaaatttcttgaaatatatgaAGATCTCTGAAAtctctaaatttttgtttaatctaaaaatataaaagctttaaaaccgaaaaaaattCCTTCCAGTCCTGAAATCAGTTTGAAATCTTATCCTAAGATCAGATATTCACttcttaaaatatcctaagatcccttaaaatcttggaaattctcAGAAATCTCtaggaatctttttttttaatcttttaaaaaatttaaaagctcagAAACCCTAGAAAATCCTTGTAATCCATAAAGTCagttaaattccttcaaaatcccttgaaatctcttaaaattccttcaaatatatgaaattctctgaattgtcTTAGAATttgtttttagtctaaaaatcTAAAGGCTTTGAAGCCCTATATTCCTAGAAAATACTTTCTAATCTCTGAAATCAGTTAATCAATcagttgaaatcttcaaaatctcgaaatctttttaaatttcaatttttaagatggCGTATCTTATTTTAGCGAAGCtagcaaaaaagtttgaaaatctgtttaaaaataaagtgtaaaaatagttcgattagtgtcattttttcataatagtatcaaaatagttgcatcgttaaaaaaagtgttaacagTGGCGTGAGTCCGAGGCTTGGAAATTTCgattctcatttcccttaaaaaattaacgttagaggccgtacttaaattacgtaactcAAGATTCCCTGATGTTtccttaagtaattttttattctacttgatcattaatattcaaataccagaatttcTATCTTGTCATACTTTTAACATAGATTctattataaacgaaataaaacagtatttcagatagaaatgaaaaactttttaatttattaattttttttaaaccaaaaaaatgtctttcctattataaaagatggctctttaacaaaatatttgaattttaaacaaaataattaaatctttaacataatagttcaatttttaaactaaaaatataaattctcatcaaaaaagtgttatagtttatatttcaatcaaaaatgatgaaatttataaaaaacgaaagaatttaaaaaacaaaaatatcaattgtcaacaaataaagatttttcactcaagaaagaaataaaattttatctaaattcttgaacctttaagccaaaagacgaattgtctctacaaaaattgaattttcaaacaaaatatctgtcttttcagaaaaaaattaattctccacgacacttatggatttttaaccaacaaaaatgaaatttcaaactaagaaaattattatttttatcaaaaatgaagaattttcaactaaaaaagataaatcttagaaaaatgtaaaagtaacatttccaattaaagaagtaatttcaaacaacaaaacaaaggcttttctactaaacagtataattttcatcctttatttaaaaaaagaatttttaaaaaataaacagatgaattttcaataagcaaagaaaaaatatttgtaactaaaaagttccattttcataaaaaaaaaattatatttcgatcaaaacagatgaatttttaaaccaaaaacataaattttcaaaaaaaatagttgaattttgatataaaaaaattttcagttgatttttcacgatcaaaatctgaatttttaatccaaaaatacgagttttttcatgaaaaaggatgactttttaacaaaattgttgaattctttactaaactgttgcatttttattcaaaaaggatgaaatttctttgaaagaagataaaatatttttattttttattttaatagttgagtttttatccagaaaagattccagttgacttttcaggatcaaaatatgatttttttaaacaaaaaataagtttttacaaaaaaacaagttgaaaaacgagaactttttcttcaaagttgaactttcatccagaaaagatttcagttcatttttcaacactgaAATATATATTCCAAGCAAAAAGTAAACTTagtacgaaacagttaaattttcaaaaaaaaaaaaaaacagtcaaattttcaaccaaaaagtatgaattttccagttcacttttcaacacaaaaaatacaaattgtaaacaataacttaattttctagaaaatagtggaattttcaacaaaacagttgcattttcatccaagcaaGATgcaacatttttactaaaaaaagatgaaattttaaatcaaaaatcaaatttccagaaaaaaatcgtttttatccAAAAGTTCAAATGTTCTACGAAAgagcgttgaatttttaaccgataaagtcgaatttttaaataaacatttgacATTACAAACAAAAacgataactttttaagaaaattgttaaatgttcaaccaaataataaaactactaactaaaaatataatatccagtagaaagtttttgcgaatttgcaaaaattacgtacatacttgcccttgagctgttacgtaatttaagtactgTCCCTTACTGAAAAAAACCTTCTTACCTGGTCAAAAAAGATGATCGCATGCTTAGACGATGTAAAACTACAATTTCCGTATCGACTTAACGATAAATCGCAGTTGGGTCCCGTTCCAACTATGAATGTTTTATAAGACATAAAAACTGGTGGACCTGGTACGTGAGTTAACGGAAAAAGTACTGCTCTGACTCGCAATTGACGGTTCACTGAATTATAGCTTTCATTTGTCGGATTTAAAATTTGCTCTAATCTTTGCAAAGCCAAAGCTTCGACAACAGGCCATTCTAAAAGCTGAACACCTTCTTTTGCTGCTCGACAGCTCAATATATTTCCACTAAAGGTGTCCTTGTCAGAAAAAGACGTTTCCTCACATGTAATGCTGCCAACATTTTCTTCCTTCTGTGTTACATTCATTTCAGTTCCTTTGGACGCGGTCTCCTCATTTTCCCGAATACCGCAAATACTATCATCATCCTTTTTCACGGAAACAACAGAATTTGACACTGTCTTTTCTCGATCTGCTGGACTTGGTTCCACTGTATCTTTAACCTTagaattttgtacattttcatcGCTGCTTTCATTGTTTTTCATGATGGGATACAGAGCATCGCCATAGCGATAAGAATGAATGAATCCCAGTTCAGGCGGATTTGCATAGTAAAATTTTATCGAGCACGGCACTTTCACCCTCAATCGGtctgtaaattcaactttttttctaaacatcGGATTGGCCGTGTGCGCTTTTCGTAGAAATTGCAATTTAACAGCATGCTGGTCTATTTGACGATTTGCAAATCGATCCCAGAGCTTCACACGCTCGGTTGCACTACAAGAATTCAGGAGATGCTGATCTAAAAAGTGGTTAACGTGATTTGGACACATCCAGCGTCCACTAGGAAAAGCTGTCAGTGGCGGGTCTAAGCAGTCCTGATGAAAATACAAGGGACAGTAATCA
This DNA window, taken from Belonocnema kinseyi isolate 2016_QV_RU_SX_M_011 chromosome 9, B_treatae_v1, whole genome shotgun sequence, encodes the following:
- the LOC117180224 gene encoding PHD finger protein 12 codes for the protein MDLNITSFEGLMPHIQALIAPPTSEEAKTNKVKKEKGDKKHAYFKRPGRGHNRDSCDACDDGGELICCDRCPASFHLQCHDPPLDPNEIPQGEWICHACRNSTKKEPAVSKKRKRKSALEVLAFAASLVNPKEFDLPRELQLPITFPGTDKADLVPNKRRKQQGVNNIGQSHCMENGSIVPLPARLCFECGRSCRKAPLLACDYCPLYFHQDCLDPPLTAFPSGRWMCPNHVNHFLDQHLLNSCSATERVKLWDRFANRQIDQHAVKLQFLRKAHTANPMFRKKVEFTDRLRVKVPCSIKFYYANPPELGFIHSYRYGDALYPIMKNNESSDENVQNSKVKDTVEPSPADREKTVSNSVVSVKKDDDSICGIRENEETASKGTEMNVTQKEENVGSITCEETSFSDKDTFSGNILSCRAAKEGVQLLEWPVVEALALQRLEQILNPTNESYNSVNRQLRVRAVLFPLTHVPGPPVFMSYKTFIVGTGPNCDLSLSRYGNCSFTSSKHAIIFFDQCTKRFELLNYSDHGTVVDNIMYSCDYAKRPLSGNNKKSDYRVKEDSTVEEIKKIAYKKGSTDAGHPLEPSKRIGCKCVDNKYSNLSEVCNEEGWEGSAIIDHGSTVTFGCIAFLFSMIDTHWD